The Mauremys reevesii isolate NIE-2019 linkage group 21, ASM1616193v1, whole genome shotgun sequence genome has a window encoding:
- the PLEKHG5 gene encoding pleckstrin homology domain-containing family G member 5 isoform X2, which translates to MNSVLTKCGSPPRSWLNLRLGMNDRALTEDKVLCCQNPNCIDKRRALKVCHHAECQQLNHNNPLNLCEACDRKFHGIMHFDGHIRFDLPPQGSILARNVSTRSCPPRTSPASDVEEEDEGLVDGKGDKKSSALKLPKKKARRRHTDDPSKECFTLKFDLNVDIETEIVPAMKKKSLGEVLLPVFERKGIELAKVDIYLDQSNTPLSLSFEAYRFGGHYLRVKAKPGDELKVEQAVKDFKSLSLPIIRSSGSASTFLFTPAGERLDQSPCRRESMDVLAPGRKRKNMNEFLGDSSIPGQDPLQHFSCSLPSNGIDTWKNRAASRFSGFFGSGASTGPFGREMDKMEQLESKLHSYSIFGLPKLPQQLCFDQDSWEEEEDDTSLCLEDSWQEITEGTEALTRRQCHQQEAVWELLHTEATYIRKLKVITDLFLCCLLNLQESGLLCEVEAERLFSNIQEIIQLHRALWSGVMAPILEKARKSKALLDPVDFLKGFKMFGSLFKPYIHYCMEEEGCMEYMRTLLRDNELFRLYVTWAEKHKQCNRLKLSDMLVKPHQRLTKYPLLLKSVLKKTDDPCTRDAIITMINSVERFINHVNSRMRQRQEQQRLVAILSRIDSYEVVDSSTEEVDKLLKEFLRLDLTAPIPGTSPEDTRQLLLEGSLKMREGKDSKMDVYCFLFTDLFLITKPVKKAERTKVIRQPLLVDKIICRELKDPGSFLLIYLNELRSAVGAYTFQASGQSLCRGWIEALYNAQNLLQRLRLQERQRSQRQHLQSLEEGEDGESGASAASSPTILRRSRNSLDSQQCPSDGSTETISVVVVDASEELSFPDLEVGPFSSQSDETSISTTASSITPTRELLDGGGELAETRPTPSSNCLTLDSSGCRSASIDSAYGTLSPTSIQEFAEAQQLEPGAEDGGPLHGQRAPSPKLRRRTPVQLLPCKVKALKSKSEASLLQLIPASPPLAQSKSLCNLFTAPGQATFLAGPSQGLARREVPAGFQRTSRAGARSDCSSLGLSICSSSSGGSSSELSEPEELVCATGFAYPAESKVTSPAAPGQEAPQAGPEGASAPSRAPSTAVTECCQELPLAHRTLSDPQAAQHRKLTLAQLYRIRTTLLLNSTLTASEV; encoded by the exons GTATGTCACCACGCCGAGTGCCAGCAGCTGAACCACAACAATCCCTTGAACCTGTGTGAGGCCTGCGACCGCAAGTTCCACGGCATCATGCACTTCGACGGGCACATCCGCTTCGACCTGCCCCCCCAAG GTTCCATTCTGGCCCGGAACGTATCCACGCGGTCATGCCCCCCACGCACCAGCCCTGCCTCCGACGTGGAGGAGGAGGACGAAGGGCTAGTGGATGGGAAAGG GGACAAGAAGAGCTCGGCGCTGAAGCTCCCCAAGAAGAAAGCCCGGCGCAGACACACGGAT gatccCAGTAAAGAGTGTTTCACCCTGAAGTTCGATTTGAACGTGGACATAGAAACAGAGATCGTCCCGGCCATGAAGAAGAAATCCCTGGG GGAGGTGCTGCTGCCGGTGTTCGAGAGGAAAGGCATTGAGCTGGCGAAGGTGGATATTTATCTGGATCAGTCCAACACGCCTCTGTCGCTCAGCTTTGAGGCGTACCGCTTCGGGGGACACTACCTGAGAGTGAAAG CCAAACCCGGCGATGAGCTCAAGGTGGAGCAGGCCGTGAAAGACTTCAAATCGCTGAGTCTGCCCATCATCCGCTCCTCAGGCTCCGCCTCCACCTTCCTCTTCACCCCCGCCGGGGAGAGACTGGACCAGTCGCCCTGCCGCCGGGAGAGCATGGACGTCCTG gccccagggcgGAAGCGGAAGAACATGAACGAGTTTCTGGGTGATTCCAGCATCCCGGGCCAGGACCCCCTGCAGCActtcagctgctccctgcccagcaaCGGCATCGATACGTGGAAGAATAGGGCTGCCAGTCGCTTCAGTGGCTTCTTTGGCTCCGGCGCGAGCACCGGCCCCTTCGGACGG GAGATGGATAAGATGGAGCAGCTGGAGAGCAAGCTGCACAGCTACAGCATCTTCGGCCTCCCCAAGCTCCCCCAGCAGCTCTGCTTtgaccaggactcctgggaggaagaggaggatgacaCCAGCCTGTGCCTGGAAGACAGCTGGCAGGAGATCACCGAGGGCACGGAG GCCCTGACGCGCCGGCAGTGCCACCAGCAGGAGGCCGTCTGGGAGCTGCTGCACACAGAAGCCACCTACATCCGGAAGCTGAAAGTGATCACAGAC CTCTTCCTCTGCTGCCTGCTGAacctgcaggagtcagggctgctgTGTGAG GTGGAAGCCGAGCGTCTGTTCAGCAACATCCAGGAGATTATCCAGCTGCACCGGGCCCTGTGGAGCGGCGTCATGGCCCCCATCCTGGAGAAGGCCAGGAAGAGCAAGGCGCTGCTGGACCCCGTGGACTTCCTAAAGGGATTCAAAATG TTTGGCTCCCTCTTCAAGCCCTACATCCACTACTGCATGGAGGAGGAGGGCTGCATGGAGTACATGCGCACGCTGCTGCGGGACAACGAGCTCTTCCGGCTCTACGTGACG TGGGCAGAGAAGCACAAGCAGTGCAACCGCCTGAAGCTCAGCGACATGCTGGTGAAGCCGCACCAGCGCCTCACCAAGTATCCGCTGCTGCTCAAGTCGGTGCTGAAGAAAACGGACGACCCTTGCACCCGGGACGCCATCATCACCATG ATCAATTCCGTGGAGCGGTTTATCAACCACGTGAACTCGCGGATGCGCCAgcggcaggagcagcagaggctggtggcCATCCTCAGCCGGATTGACTCCTACGAGGTGGTGGACAGCAGCACGGAGGAGGTGGATAAG CTCCTGAAGGAGTTCCTGCGCCTGGACCTGACGGCCCCCATCCCGGGCACCTCCCCTGAGGACACGCGGCAGCTCCTCCTGGAGGGGAGCTTGAAAATGAGGGAAGGTAAAGACAGCAAG ATGGACGTTTACTGCTTCCTCTTCACGGATCTGTTCCTCATCACCAAGCCGGTGAAGAAGGCTGAGCGCACCAAGGTCATCCGGCAGCCGCTGCTCGTGGACAAGATCATCTGCCGGGAGCTCAAGGACCCCG GCTCCTTCCTCCTGATCTATCTCAACGAGCTGCGCAGCGCCGTGGGAGCCTACACCTTCCAGGCCAGCGGGCAGTCCCTGTGCCGCGGCTGGATCGAGGCACTGTACAATGCACAG AACCTCCTGCAGCGGCTGCGTCTCCAGGAGCGGCAGCGTAGCCAGCGGCAGCAtctgcagagcctggaggagggagaggacGGGGAGAGCGGGGCCTCGGCAGCCAGTTCACCCACCATCCTGCGCAGGAGCAGGAACAGCCTGGACTCCCAGCAATg CCCGTCCGACGGTTCCACGGAGACCAtctcggtggtggtggtggatgcCAGCGAGGAGCTCTCCTTCCCGGACTTGGAAGTGGGGCCGTTCAGCTCGCAGTCGGACGAGACCTCCATCAGCACCACTGCTTCATCCATCACCCCAACCCGGGAGCTGCTGGACGGGGGCGGGGAGCTTGCAGAGAcacgccccacccccagctccaattGCCTGACGCTGGATTCCAGCGGCTGCAGGTCGGCGTCCATTGACAGCGCCTACGgcaccctctcccccacctccatccaGGAGTTTGCTGAGgcgcagcagctggagccaggggcggaGGATGGGGGACCCCTGCACGGGCAGCGCGCCCCCTCGCCCAAGCTGCGCCGCAGGACGCCCGTGCAGCTCCTGCCCTGCAAGGTGAAAGCACTCAAGTCCAAGTCGGAGGCCAGCCTGCTGCAGCTGATCCCAGCCTCACCCCCTCTCGCCCAGAGTAAGAGCCTCTGCAACCTCTTCACGGCTCCGGGCCAGGCCACGTTCCTGGCAGGCCCCAGCCAAGGACTTGCACGGCGTGAGGTCCCGGCTGGCTTCCAGAGGACTAGCAGGGCGGGTGCCCGGTCGGACTGCAGTAGCCTCGGcctgagcatctgcagcagcagcagcggcggctCCTCGTCGGAGCTCTCCGAGCCCGAGGAGCTGGTGTGTGCCACTGGCTTTGCTTACCCAGCCGAGAGCAAGGTGACGTCCCCTGCTGCACCTGGGCAGGAAGCTCCCCAAGCAGGGCCTGAGGGGGCGTCTGCCCCGTCCCGGGCTCCCAGCACCGCCGTGACCGAGTGCTGCCaggagctgccccttgcccacCGGACACTGTCAGACCCGCAAGCGGCCCAGCACCGCAAGCTGACCCTGGCTCAGCTGTACAGGATCAGGACCACCTTGCTCCTCAACTCCACGCTGACGGCCTC GGAGGTCTGA
- the PLEKHG5 gene encoding pleckstrin homology domain-containing family G member 5 isoform X4, which yields MAVCHHAECQQLNHNNPLNLCEACDRKFHGIMHFDGHIRFDLPPQGSILARNVSTRSCPPRTSPASDVEEEDEGLVDGKGDKKSSALKLPKKKARRRHTDDPSKECFTLKFDLNVDIETEIVPAMKKKSLGEVLLPVFERKGIELAKVDIYLDQSNTPLSLSFEAYRFGGHYLRVKAKPGDELKVEQAVKDFKSLSLPIIRSSGSASTFLFTPAGERLDQSPCRRESMDVLAPGRKRKNMNEFLGDSSIPGQDPLQHFSCSLPSNGIDTWKNRAASRFSGFFGSGASTGPFGREMDKMEQLESKLHSYSIFGLPKLPQQLCFDQDSWEEEEDDTSLCLEDSWQEITEGTEALTRRQCHQQEAVWELLHTEATYIRKLKVITDLFLCCLLNLQESGLLCEVEAERLFSNIQEIIQLHRALWSGVMAPILEKARKSKALLDPVDFLKGFKMFGSLFKPYIHYCMEEEGCMEYMRTLLRDNELFRLYVTWAEKHKQCNRLKLSDMLVKPHQRLTKYPLLLKSVLKKTDDPCTRDAIITMINSVERFINHVNSRMRQRQEQQRLVAILSRIDSYEVVDSSTEEVDKLLKEFLRLDLTAPIPGTSPEDTRQLLLEGSLKMREGKDSKMDVYCFLFTDLFLITKPVKKAERTKVIRQPLLVDKIICRELKDPGSFLLIYLNELRSAVGAYTFQASGQSLCRGWIEALYNAQNLLQRLRLQERQRSQRQHLQSLEEGEDGESGASAASSPTILRRSRNSLDSQQCPSDGSTETISVVVVDASEELSFPDLEVGPFSSQSDETSISTTASSITPTRELLDGGGELAETRPTPSSNCLTLDSSGCRSASIDSAYGTLSPTSIQEFAEAQQLEPGAEDGGPLHGQRAPSPKLRRRTPVQLLPCKVKALKSKSEASLLQLIPASPPLAQSKSLCNLFTAPGQATFLAGPSQGLARREVPAGFQRTSRAGARSDCSSLGLSICSSSSGGSSSELSEPEELVCATGFAYPAESKVTSPAAPGQEAPQAGPEGASAPSRAPSTAVTECCQELPLAHRTLSDPQAAQHRKLTLAQLYRIRTTLLLNSTLTASEV from the exons ATGGCC GTATGTCACCACGCCGAGTGCCAGCAGCTGAACCACAACAATCCCTTGAACCTGTGTGAGGCCTGCGACCGCAAGTTCCACGGCATCATGCACTTCGACGGGCACATCCGCTTCGACCTGCCCCCCCAAG GTTCCATTCTGGCCCGGAACGTATCCACGCGGTCATGCCCCCCACGCACCAGCCCTGCCTCCGACGTGGAGGAGGAGGACGAAGGGCTAGTGGATGGGAAAGG GGACAAGAAGAGCTCGGCGCTGAAGCTCCCCAAGAAGAAAGCCCGGCGCAGACACACGGAT gatccCAGTAAAGAGTGTTTCACCCTGAAGTTCGATTTGAACGTGGACATAGAAACAGAGATCGTCCCGGCCATGAAGAAGAAATCCCTGGG GGAGGTGCTGCTGCCGGTGTTCGAGAGGAAAGGCATTGAGCTGGCGAAGGTGGATATTTATCTGGATCAGTCCAACACGCCTCTGTCGCTCAGCTTTGAGGCGTACCGCTTCGGGGGACACTACCTGAGAGTGAAAG CCAAACCCGGCGATGAGCTCAAGGTGGAGCAGGCCGTGAAAGACTTCAAATCGCTGAGTCTGCCCATCATCCGCTCCTCAGGCTCCGCCTCCACCTTCCTCTTCACCCCCGCCGGGGAGAGACTGGACCAGTCGCCCTGCCGCCGGGAGAGCATGGACGTCCTG gccccagggcgGAAGCGGAAGAACATGAACGAGTTTCTGGGTGATTCCAGCATCCCGGGCCAGGACCCCCTGCAGCActtcagctgctccctgcccagcaaCGGCATCGATACGTGGAAGAATAGGGCTGCCAGTCGCTTCAGTGGCTTCTTTGGCTCCGGCGCGAGCACCGGCCCCTTCGGACGG GAGATGGATAAGATGGAGCAGCTGGAGAGCAAGCTGCACAGCTACAGCATCTTCGGCCTCCCCAAGCTCCCCCAGCAGCTCTGCTTtgaccaggactcctgggaggaagaggaggatgacaCCAGCCTGTGCCTGGAAGACAGCTGGCAGGAGATCACCGAGGGCACGGAG GCCCTGACGCGCCGGCAGTGCCACCAGCAGGAGGCCGTCTGGGAGCTGCTGCACACAGAAGCCACCTACATCCGGAAGCTGAAAGTGATCACAGAC CTCTTCCTCTGCTGCCTGCTGAacctgcaggagtcagggctgctgTGTGAG GTGGAAGCCGAGCGTCTGTTCAGCAACATCCAGGAGATTATCCAGCTGCACCGGGCCCTGTGGAGCGGCGTCATGGCCCCCATCCTGGAGAAGGCCAGGAAGAGCAAGGCGCTGCTGGACCCCGTGGACTTCCTAAAGGGATTCAAAATG TTTGGCTCCCTCTTCAAGCCCTACATCCACTACTGCATGGAGGAGGAGGGCTGCATGGAGTACATGCGCACGCTGCTGCGGGACAACGAGCTCTTCCGGCTCTACGTGACG TGGGCAGAGAAGCACAAGCAGTGCAACCGCCTGAAGCTCAGCGACATGCTGGTGAAGCCGCACCAGCGCCTCACCAAGTATCCGCTGCTGCTCAAGTCGGTGCTGAAGAAAACGGACGACCCTTGCACCCGGGACGCCATCATCACCATG ATCAATTCCGTGGAGCGGTTTATCAACCACGTGAACTCGCGGATGCGCCAgcggcaggagcagcagaggctggtggcCATCCTCAGCCGGATTGACTCCTACGAGGTGGTGGACAGCAGCACGGAGGAGGTGGATAAG CTCCTGAAGGAGTTCCTGCGCCTGGACCTGACGGCCCCCATCCCGGGCACCTCCCCTGAGGACACGCGGCAGCTCCTCCTGGAGGGGAGCTTGAAAATGAGGGAAGGTAAAGACAGCAAG ATGGACGTTTACTGCTTCCTCTTCACGGATCTGTTCCTCATCACCAAGCCGGTGAAGAAGGCTGAGCGCACCAAGGTCATCCGGCAGCCGCTGCTCGTGGACAAGATCATCTGCCGGGAGCTCAAGGACCCCG GCTCCTTCCTCCTGATCTATCTCAACGAGCTGCGCAGCGCCGTGGGAGCCTACACCTTCCAGGCCAGCGGGCAGTCCCTGTGCCGCGGCTGGATCGAGGCACTGTACAATGCACAG AACCTCCTGCAGCGGCTGCGTCTCCAGGAGCGGCAGCGTAGCCAGCGGCAGCAtctgcagagcctggaggagggagaggacGGGGAGAGCGGGGCCTCGGCAGCCAGTTCACCCACCATCCTGCGCAGGAGCAGGAACAGCCTGGACTCCCAGCAATg CCCGTCCGACGGTTCCACGGAGACCAtctcggtggtggtggtggatgcCAGCGAGGAGCTCTCCTTCCCGGACTTGGAAGTGGGGCCGTTCAGCTCGCAGTCGGACGAGACCTCCATCAGCACCACTGCTTCATCCATCACCCCAACCCGGGAGCTGCTGGACGGGGGCGGGGAGCTTGCAGAGAcacgccccacccccagctccaattGCCTGACGCTGGATTCCAGCGGCTGCAGGTCGGCGTCCATTGACAGCGCCTACGgcaccctctcccccacctccatccaGGAGTTTGCTGAGgcgcagcagctggagccaggggcggaGGATGGGGGACCCCTGCACGGGCAGCGCGCCCCCTCGCCCAAGCTGCGCCGCAGGACGCCCGTGCAGCTCCTGCCCTGCAAGGTGAAAGCACTCAAGTCCAAGTCGGAGGCCAGCCTGCTGCAGCTGATCCCAGCCTCACCCCCTCTCGCCCAGAGTAAGAGCCTCTGCAACCTCTTCACGGCTCCGGGCCAGGCCACGTTCCTGGCAGGCCCCAGCCAAGGACTTGCACGGCGTGAGGTCCCGGCTGGCTTCCAGAGGACTAGCAGGGCGGGTGCCCGGTCGGACTGCAGTAGCCTCGGcctgagcatctgcagcagcagcagcggcggctCCTCGTCGGAGCTCTCCGAGCCCGAGGAGCTGGTGTGTGCCACTGGCTTTGCTTACCCAGCCGAGAGCAAGGTGACGTCCCCTGCTGCACCTGGGCAGGAAGCTCCCCAAGCAGGGCCTGAGGGGGCGTCTGCCCCGTCCCGGGCTCCCAGCACCGCCGTGACCGAGTGCTGCCaggagctgccccttgcccacCGGACACTGTCAGACCCGCAAGCGGCCCAGCACCGCAAGCTGACCCTGGCTCAGCTGTACAGGATCAGGACCACCTTGCTCCTCAACTCCACGCTGACGGCCTC GGAGGTCTGA